A section of the Pan paniscus chromosome 11, NHGRI_mPanPan1-v2.0_pri, whole genome shotgun sequence genome encodes:
- the MSANTD3 gene encoding myb/SANT-like DNA-binding domain-containing protein 3 isoform X1 — translation MQNNEIIKPAKYFSELEKSILLALVEKYKYVLECKKSDARTIALKQRTWQALAHEYNSQPSVSLRDFKQLKKCWENIKARTKKIMAHERREKVKRSVSPLLSTHVLGKEKIASMLPEQLYFLQSPPEEEPEYHPDASAQESFAVSNRELCDDEKEFIHFPVCEGTSQPEPSCSAVRITANKNYRSKTSQEGALKKMHEEEHHQQMSILQLQLIQMNEVHVAKIQQIERECEMAEEEHRIKMEVLNKKKMYWERKLQTFTKEWPVSSFNRPFPNSP, via the exons ATGCAAAACAACGAAATTATAAAGCCTGCCAAATACTTCTCAGAATTGGAAAAGAGCATCCTGCTGGCTTTAGTAGAAAAGTATAAATATGTGCTGGAATGTAAGAAAAGTGATGCGCGAACTATTGCCCTTAAGCAGCGTACCTGGCAGGCGCTGGCCCACGAATACAACTCTCAGCCCAGCGTGTCCCTGCGGGATTTCAAACAGCTGAAGAAGTGCTGGGAGAACATCAAGGCTCGGACCAAAAAAATTATGGCCcatgaaaggagagagaaagtgaaaCGGAGCGTCAGCCCTCTCCTGAGTACCCACGTCCTAGGGAAGGAGAAGATCGCCAGCATGCTGCCGGAGCAGCTCTACTTCCTGCAGAGCCCCCCGGAGGAGGAGCCCGAATACCACCCCGACGCCTCAGCCCAAG AATCATTTGCTGTTTCAAATAGAGAACTGTGCGATGATGAGAAAGAGTTCATACATTTTCCAGTATGTGAGGGGACCTCTCAACCTGAACCCTCGTGTTCAGCTGTCAGAATAACAGCCAATAAAAACTACAGGAGCAAAACCTCTCAGGAAGGTGCTTTAAAAAAGATGCATGAGGAAGAACACCATCAACAAATGTCCATCTTACAACTGCAACTGATACAAATGAATGAGGTGCATGTGGCCAAAATCCAGCAGATAGAGCGAGAGTGTGAGATGGCAGAGGAGGAACACAGGATAAAAATGGAAGTTCTCAATAAAAAGAAGATGTATTgggaaagaaaactacaaactttTACCAAGGAAtggcctgtttcctcatttaaCCGGCCCTTTCCCAATTCGCCCTAA
- the MSANTD3 gene encoding myb/SANT-like DNA-binding domain-containing protein 3 isoform X2, translating to MQNNEIIKPAKYFSELEKSILLALVEKYKYVLECKKSDARTIALKQRTWQALAHEYNSQPSVSLRDFKQLKKCWENIKARTKKIMAHERREKVKRSVSPLLSTHVLGKEKIASMLPEQLYFLQSPPEEEPEYHPDASAQVFFQERKRSLELSIILSGTW from the exons ATGCAAAACAACGAAATTATAAAGCCTGCCAAATACTTCTCAGAATTGGAAAAGAGCATCCTGCTGGCTTTAGTAGAAAAGTATAAATATGTGCTGGAATGTAAGAAAAGTGATGCGCGAACTATTGCCCTTAAGCAGCGTACCTGGCAGGCGCTGGCCCACGAATACAACTCTCAGCCCAGCGTGTCCCTGCGGGATTTCAAACAGCTGAAGAAGTGCTGGGAGAACATCAAGGCTCGGACCAAAAAAATTATGGCCcatgaaaggagagagaaagtgaaaCGGAGCGTCAGCCCTCTCCTGAGTACCCACGTCCTAGGGAAGGAGAAGATCGCCAGCATGCTGCCGGAGCAGCTCTACTTCCTGCAGAGCCCCCCGGAGGAGGAGCCCGAATACCACCCCGACGCCTCAGCCCAAG ttttctttcaagaaagaaaaagaagcctgGAATTGTCAATCATCCTTTCTGGGACTTGGTAG